The following nucleotide sequence is from uncultured Draconibacterium sp..
AAAATTTGTGGCGCGTGTGTTCCAGGTAGTTCTGATATACTGCATTGTTTACAATTCCCTGAATGTCGCATTCGTAATCGCGAACCTGCATTTCAAGTTCAAAATGATGATTCTCCATTATGTAGATTTAAAGGCTCAAGCCAGATTCAATAGTTTATAATAAAACACCGGCTTAAAAGCCGGTGCAAAATATTCTAATTTAATTCCTACTTAATCTCAAAGTCAAGTAGTTTTTTGTTTTCCAAATACCCTTCCAAATGATCGCCAATGGCAACCGGACCAACATTTGCTGGCGTTCCTGTGTAAATCAGATCACCGATTTTTAATGTAACGTATTTCGAGACATTCGCGATCAACTCATCAAAGTCAAAGATCATCATACCCGAATGCGATTCCTGCACCGTATCGCCGTTTATATCCAGGCGAAAACTGATTGCCTCCTGATCGGGGAAAATTGATTTTGGCAAAAAGGTATTGCTTAAAACCGCCGACTTGTCAAAAGCTTTTGCTTTTTCCCAGGGCAGTCCTTTTGCTTTTAGTTGCGCCTGTACATCACGCGCAGTGAAATCGATTCCCAGTCCCACCTCGTCGTAATAACGGTGTGCAAATCGTTTTTCAATATTTTTGCCAATACGATTTATCTTAATCACCAACTCAATTTCGTGATGCACCTCGCTGGTCCAGTCCGGAATATAAAACGGATCATTATTTCGCAACAAGGCAGTGTCGGGCTTCATAAAAAAGATAGGTTCTTCCGGTATATCGTTCCCCAACTCCCTGGCATGAGCCACGTAATTTCTTCCTATGCAAATTATTTTCATGATTCAAAACTTTACAATTACACTGTCATTTCGAGCACAGCGAGAAATCTGTAACAGATTTCTCAGTCGTTCCTCCTTCGAAATGACAAGCTTTACTTGCTCATCATTTTCAATTTCAATTGCGTAAGCACCTTTTTAGTGTACAGCGGAAATTCGCTGTTCAGTATCCAACCGAAGTAACCGGGTTGTTCTTGCAAAACCTGCTCAACCGGCACTCCTTTGTTCTTTCCAAAATTAAAGACTTCCACTCCATTTTCGTCGTAAACAATGCGGCCTACAAAATCTACATTTCTGTCGTACGACGAGAATTCGCTCAACTTATCCACATCATTTTCGATTGGCGTTGATTTTTTCCCTTTAGCATCTTCATACTCCACACCCTCGTATTTATCAAGCTGCGATTTCAGTACTTCGTAGGTCGCTTTTGTATCGGCCATGGCACTGTGTGCATCAGTTAAATCCTGATTACAATAAAACTTATAAGCTGCTGCCAGTGTGCGTTTTTCCATTTTGTGGAATATGGCCTGCACATCAATAAATTTTCTCTTTTTAAAGTCCACATCCACCTCGGCACGCAGAAACTCTTCTGCCAACAAAGGAATATCAAAACGATTGGAGTTAAAACCTGCCAGATCGCATCCCTCTATAAATTTAGCCAGCGTTTTGGCTACTTCTTTAAATGTTGGTGCATCTTTTACATCCTCATCATAAATTCCATGAATTAAAGAAGACTCTATCGGAATTGATTGTTCCGGATTTATACGCATCAGCTTTTCTTCCTCAGTACCATCAACATTTACTTTTATTAAAGCAATTTCCACAATTCGATCCGTAACAATATTTATTCCGGTGGTTTCCAGATCTAAAAAAACCAAAGCGTTTCTTAAATGTAACTTCATGGTGGGTATGAATTAAAAAAGGTACCCTAAAACCTGCGTTCCCGGATACCTTTTTGGTTTATCGTTGTATTTTTTTAAACGTTTATCATCATTGGCATCAACAACATCAACATGTCTTCGTCTTCCTCATTTTCAGCCGGAAGTAACAAGCCTGCACGGGTTGGATCGCTCATTTCAACCTTTACGTCGCTGGTTGAAATGTTGGTAAGAATTTCCTGAAGGAAGGTCGATTTGAAACCAATTTCAATTTCTTCGCCCTCGTATTCGCAATTAATACGTTCAACTGCCGAAATAGAGAAGTCGATATCTTGTGCCGAAACCACTAATTGGTTGTCGGTAATATTGAGTTTTACAAGGTTGCTCGCCTGGTTCGAGAATACTGAAACACGTTTTACAGTGTTGAAGAAGTTCAGGCGATCGATGATCATTTTGTTTGGATTGTTGGTAGGAATTACCGAGTTATAAGTTGGGTAATTTCCTTCTACCAAACGACAGATCAATTTGTAGTTACTTAAGGTAAAAAAGGCATTCTTATCGTCGAATTCCAGTTTTACATCAAACTCCTCTTTTGGCAACAGGTTTTTCAACAAACTGGCCGGTTTTTTAGGCAAAATAAATGAAGACTCGAATTCAGCTTTTGCATCCAATCGGCGGTAACGCACCAGCTTATGTGCGTCAGACGCTACAAAGCTCATAAAATCAGGCGTTAACTCCACGTAAATACCATTCATTACCGGACGTAATTCGTCGTCGGCGGTAGCAAACAAAGTTTTTTCAATTCCTTTCTGAAGTACAACATGGCTAACATCGATCGACGATGCACCTTCCTCGTCCAGCTGTGGTTGCTCCGGGAAATCCTCGGCATTTTGCCCCATAATGCTGAACTTACCATTGTCGGAATAAATTTCAACAAGGTACGACTCACCATCAATCTGAAATGTCAGTGGTTGCTCCGGAAATTCTTTCAGCGTATCGGTGATCAACTTGGCAGGAACTGCAACGGCTCCTTCTCCTTCAATATTATCCAACTCGAGGCTGGTAATTAAAGTCGACTCCAGATCGGAAGCTGTTATGGTTAACTCTGTTTCGCTTAACTGAAACAAGAAGTTATCGAGAATTGGCATTGTACTTTTACTGCTGATTACCTTACTAATTGCAGAAAGGTGGCTCAGTAATTCGGTGCTTGAAACTACAAACTTCATTTATTTCGTTTTATTTTTTGATTTTTCGTCTTATTTACAATTAATCTAAGTATACGAATATACAAACTTTCAGGAATTATCCCTATCGTGCTTCGCTTGATTTTACCCGATTTTATGAACGATTGTATCGGTATTTACGAACAAGGTTGTAAACCAGTGCAAAGACAGTGATCAAAAGCAGTGGCAGCAATACATTCAGCCATTTCCAGAAAGCCGCTTCTTCACGCAGTTTTACTTTGTCGAGTAAGCGCATTTTTAACGATCGGCCGCGCAGCTGCATAATTCCTTGTTTATCATCGAGGTATGAAATAGCATTCATCAGAAATTCCTTATTCCCAAAAACCTGCCCCGAAACCTCATCAAAACCAAGTTCCTGAATTTTAGGCGGATTGGTAGAATAATTAACTTTATTGGTTATCATCCCACCATCGGCAATCACTATCATTTGTGTTGGCTGACTTTCCGTAATCATATCGGCCGAAGAATAACCGTAGTTTTCCACCATCCGGTTTTTATAGTTCGAGGTAAACACGCCTTCCAACAAAACGCCAACCGGAATATCCGACTGTGTAAATAATTCACGAGCCGGTGGATTATTAATGTTTGCCAAACTCACCGACGACGGCGCTTTTATCCGGCGCGCATATGGCGAGGTACTCAGAATCACTTCTTTTTGGATAGCTGAATTGGCAGAAACCGTATCAAGCGATGAAACAAATTCCGTTTTTACCCAGTTCAGGTTTCGGCTGATCGGGTGATTATCGTTAGGTGTTAGCAGTGGCGAATAATACCACGGATGCAAAGTGTAACGTGGCGGATTACCCGGCGCCGCAGTGTTTACGCGAATCTGAATACAGTTTACATCCTGCAACAACTCGTAATTTAAACGAACGCCGTAGCGAAACAACTGGTCGCCAATATTCATATCGTTTGGAAATGAGTAGGTTTGAAATCCTTTGCTCAAACTATCGAGGCTCACCTGAACCGGGTCAACCAGCCACATCAGTTTTCCACCTTTCATCAGGTACTGGTCAATGGCTATTTTAGAAGTCTCCGGAAATTCCTTTTTCGGATTGGCAATTACCAAAATGTCAACATCCGAACCGTTCAGATCAGCAGCTTCCAGCATATCAATCTCAAAATCGGAAGAAAGTGCACGCGCAATATCTGCCACTTCATACTGATTCGCCTCATCGTGCCCCTGTAAAAATGCCAGCACCGACTTTTTCTTTCGCATCAGTTTATGAAATGCATTTACCAACTCGAACTCGATGGTTTCCACTGAATGGTTAAAGTTATTTTCGTAACTGGTGTACGGATTGTTTTTCAGGAAATTAACCGCCAGCTCTTTGTTCTGATAACGAATAATCGCCCCCGGAAAAATAAAACGAGAACTCACACCTTGCTCGGTTTTATGCCCAAAATTAATTCGTGGCACACCTCTGTTTACCAGCCCGGCAATAAACTCTTCCTGCTTTTCGATATTCCCAATACTGTACGGATTAAAAATGCGTACCCGAATTGGAGCTGAACTGTAGGCATTCAGCACAGCAATTTTCTCCAATACTTCGTTTTGTATTTTTCTTAATCCCGCTTCCAGCTCGCCACTCAAATACAACTCCACCTCCACCGGCCCCTCCAGACCGCTTACCATTTGTTTACTTACATCCGATAACGAATAACGTTTTTCAGCCGTCAGGTCGATACGGTATAAAAAGTTGGACGAAATGGCGAGTACCAGCAAAACAGCCAGCGGAACAACCACCGCCCGGACTTTAGCTTTTGTTTTTCGGAGTTTTCCTTTTCGTAAAATCAGGGTAGTGCCATATAAAAACAAAAAGGCCATACCGATAAAATACAGGATATCGCGCATATCCACCACGCCCCGCGAAATGGACAGGTAGTGATCGTTAATACTCAGCCACGAAAAAAGTTGCTCCAGTAAATATGGAACTTCGGCCGATGCCACAAACTCAAAACCGAGGTAAAAGATAAACGACAGCGACATTCCGAAAATGAATGAAACAATCTGGTTGTCGGTGAGCGACGAGGCAAAAATACCTATGGCCACATAAATTGTTGCCAGGAAAAACAGCCCAAAAAACGATCCCCAGGTTGCGCCGGTATCGATACTACCAACCGGATTGCCCAGCCAATAAACCGACAAAAAATACAGTAAAGTAGGCAACAACGAGAAAACAACCAATACCAGCCCGGCGAGAAACTTTGCCGTTACCAGTTGGAAATCAGCCAAAGGGCGCGTAAGCAGGATTTCGATAGTACCACTGCGTTTTTCGTCGGCAAACATGCGCATGGTAATGGCAGGTACCAAAAACAGGTACAACCACGGTGCCAGTGTAAAAAGCCCCTGCAGCGTTGCATAGTTCTTATCGGGTATATTGTAATTACCCGGGAAAATCCATAGGAACAAACCGGTAACCAATAAAAAAACCAATACGGCCAGGTAACCGATTAGCGATCCGAGAAAAGTTTTTATTTCTTTTTTAAATAAGCTGTACACTTGATTTCTTATGATTTACGTTAGGAAGCCAAAGATAACAATTCAACCATTTTTTCGGCTGCCCGTTTCGAACACCCCGGCTCACCCATTAGCTTTTGCATTTCCCGGTAATCCGACAAAATTCTTTTTCGGTATGTTTCATCGCCAAGTAAACGATCCAGTTCTGCCGTTACTTTTTTAACGGTCATATCTTTCTGGAGCAGCTCTTTAACTGCCATTTTTCCCAAAATTATATTGGGTAACGATACCCAGTTGATTTTTAAAACGGCAGCCATGATATAATGCACCAACACGCCGCCTTCAACTTTGTAAAGCACCGCTTGCGGCACGTGAAACAAAGCCGTTTCCAGAGCTGCTGTTCCGGAAGCTACCAAAGCCGCATGTGCATTATTCAGCAAATCGTAAGTAGATTCGTACAGCACTTTTATATTGCTGTCTTGCATGCCATCGTACAATTCTTTATCAACCGACGAAACACCTGCCAGCACCACCTGATAATCCTTCCGGCCTTCAACAGCCTTTTTCATCACAGGTAAAGTACCCTTTATTTCCTGAACGCGACTGCCCGCCAGCAGGGCAATTATCGGGCGTTCATCCAATTCATTTTTTGCTTTAAATTCAGCAGCCGATTGGGCTGTTTTTTCAAATTCCGTAATCGAATCGAAGAGCGGATTTCCCACATAGTTTACATCAATACCATGCTTTTTGTAAAAAGCCGTTTCAAACGGAAAAATAGTAAACATTTCGTCGACAAAAGCCCGCACCTTTTTAACGCGATATTCTTTCCAGGCCCAGAGTTTCGGAGAAATATAATAGTAAACTTTTATGTTGTTTTGTTTGGCAAACTCTGCAATTCGCAGGTTAAAGCCGGGGTAATCAATCAGAATGAGAACATCGGGTATATAGCTGAGCAGATCTTTCTTGCAGAACTCCATATTTCGTTTTATGGTCCTGATATTCAGAATCACATTCACAAAACCCATAAACGCCATTTCGCGGTAATGCTTCACCAGCTCGCCACCAACAGCCTGCATTTTATCGCCGCCAAAAAAACGAAAATCTGCCTCTTTATCGGCAACTTTCAGTTCCTTCATCAGGTTCGAGCCATGCAAATCGCCCGATGCTTCGCCAGCTATAATGTAGTACCGCATATTAACCTGCTCTTAAAATTAATACCAGTAAGGCATAAAGAATTGTGGCTCCCAACACACCGCGGGCTGCCTTTTCGTATTTTAACTTCAGGAAGATCCAAAAGGCGCCAACATTGGTAAAAACACACAGGCTACCTATTTTAACAAGCGCCTGCATTCGTCTCATCCCGGCGAGATAGTTCAGAAACGACATATCGTTTTCGCCAACCATGTACACGATAAAAAAAATGATTAGAGGTAAAACCAGGCCGGTTAAAACCCCAACTCCAACTTTGTCGTATTTACTCTGTTTGCTTTTCGGCATAGAAGACGGATTAAAACTTCCACGACTTAATTTGCTCCATGGTTTCGTAGCAAGTCATATCAACCCGAACGGGAACTACGGTGGCAAAATTATTTTCTAATGCAAAAATATCGGTGTCTTCGGTGTCTTCATCCAAATTCTGAAAATATCCTGATAGCCAGTGATATTCTCTTCCGTGCGGATCGGTTCTTTTTTCAAACTCTTCCATCCATTTTCCGTGCGCCTGCCTACAAACTTTAATACCCTGGGGTTTCCCTTTCGGAATATTCACATTTAAACAGGTAAACGCCGGAATGCCGTTTTCAATAACACTCTGAAAAACGCGGGCCACAACCATTTTTGCTTTCGAAAAATCAGCATCGGAACTGTAATCTTCCAGCGAAAAACCGATGGATGGCACACCATGTAAACCACCTTCAATGGCAGCTCCCATTGTTCCACTGTAAATTACGCTGATTGATGCATTTGAACCGTGGTTAATTCCCGACACCACGTAATCGGGTGTACGCTCGAACAAACTGTTAAAACTAAGTTTTACACTGTCAACCGGCGTACCATTACATTTAAATGTTGGCACACCATGAATCTTTTCTACAGGCACTGCCCGCAGCGGTTGATCAACAGTAATACCACAAGCTTTCCCCGACATGGAAACTTCGGAAGAAATGACCACAACATCTCCAAAAAATTGCATTACCTCCACCAATTCACGCAAACCTTTCGCATGAATTCCATCGTCGTTTGTGACCAAAATTAATGGCTTTTCAGAATCGTTTTTTTGCATGAAAGCAAAGATAATTAGAAATTACTATCTTGTGGCATCAAACCAATTTTATACCAACTATTCTACTATTTCCATTCCCGTATGAACTCATGAACATTTTAAATCTAACTTGTAGAAGGTCGTTAATCCGAAAATTGTACGATATGAAACTAAATTTGGTCAAAAAATATATTCTTAAAAAAATTGTACGATGAAATTCTTGAAAAAGCTCACTACATTTTGCATTGTTTCCCTCGTATGGTACGGAGCTGCTGCCCAGGTAGATATCGAGTACCAAAAACCACCTAAAGAAATTCTGGAGTTAATTGATTCTCCGGCAGTTCCTTCGGCCGCTTTCGATGCCAAAAATGAAAATATTGTGTTATTGCATCGCAACCAGTTTAAAAGCATTGCCGAACTATCTGAACCTGAATTACGTTTGGCTGGTTTACGAATTAACCCGGTTACCAACATCGGTAGCAGAACGCGCTACTACACTAACATTTCGTTAATGAAAGTTGGCGAACCAAAGGAAATCGAAGTAAGCAATGTCCCAACAGGCGGGCGTCTTGCGAATTTTACATGGTCACCCGACCAACGCAAAATGGCTTTTACCAACACCGTTATCGAGGGGGTTGAATTATGGGTTCTCGATATTAACGAGGCCGTATGCAAAAAACTTACGGATGCCAAACTGAACGGAAATATTGGATCTGCATTTGAGTGGTTTGAAGACAACACCCGGTTACTTGTTAAAATGCTGCCGGCCGACAAAAAACCATTGATCGATAAAGCAACTGCGGTGCCAACCGGTCCAAAAGTTTCGGTTAGCGATGGACAAAAAGCTCAAAACCGAACGTATCAGGATTTGCTAAAAGACAAAGCTGACGAGTTCAATTTCAAACAATTAGTACGATCAACACTTTATATCGTTGATTTGGAAGGAAATACTTCGCAATGGAGAAAAACCGCAATGTATACCGGCATGAGTTTTTCTCCAGATGGTGAATATATTCTGATCTCGACCCTTGGCGAACCATTTTCGTACATTGTAACTTATGGTCGCTTTCCTTCGAAAACAACTATTTACGACAAATCGGGCAAGCTGGTAAAAGTAATCCGTGATGTGCCGCTTGAAGAAGTACGTCCGAAAGGCTTTATGTCGACCACAAAAGAAATACGCAGCCTGCGCTGGCGCGCCGATAAACCGGCAAGTATTTACTATGTAAAGGCACTTGACGGAGGAGATCCCGAGGTTGATGTTGATTTCAGAGATGAGCTGCTTACACTTGACGCCCCGTTTGATGGTGAACCAAAATCGATTTTGAAAACACAACAACGCTTTGATCGTGTTATTTGGGGAAATGATGCTATTGCTATTGCTACCGATGAGTGGTGGAATACCCGTAACGAAAAAACATATTTGTTCAGCCCGGGCGATGCATCAGTTGATCCGGTTATTCTTTTCGACCGAAATACAAATGATCGCTATAACGATCCCGGATCATTTGTCACCACAAAGAACGAGTTAGGAACGTACACGCTTGAGATGGATAATAACACACTGTATCTTACCGGGCGCGGCTATTCGCCCGAAGGTATTCGTCCGTTTTTCGATGCATATGACCTGAAAAACAAAGAAACAAAACGTTTATGGCGTGCCAATGGTGAAACAACACTGGAAAACATTTCCCGTGTTATCGATGCCGACAAAGGCGTTCTGTTAACGCGCGTTGAAACCAGTACCCAGTATCCGAATTACTACATCAGAAACATAAAAAAACGAATCGCACCGCAGCCGGTCACTTTCTTTAAAAATCCATACCAAAGTATTGCCAACATTCACAAAGAGATAATTAACTACAAACGAGAAGATGGTTTGGATTTATCTGGAACTTTGTATTTGCCTGCTGGATATAACATGGACAAAAAAGAAAAATTACCAATGATAATGTGGGCTTATCCGCGCGAATACAAAGATAAATCAACTGCCGGACAGGTTACCTCATCGCCCCATACATTTACTTATCCGTCTTACGGATCGATTATTTTTTGGGTAACTCGTGGATATGCAATTCTCGACGATGCTGCGTTTCCAATCGTTGGAGAAGGCGATAATGAGCCAAACGACAGTTTTCGTGAGCAACTTGTAGCCAACGCAAAAGCGGCCATTGAAGCTGTTGACAAGTTGGGATACATTGACCGTGAACGGGTTGCTGTTGGCGGCCACTCATACGGCGCTTTTATGACTGCAAACTTATTGTCTCATTCCGATCTTTTTGCTGCCGGAATTGCCCGAAGCGGTGCCTACAATCGTACGCTTACTCCCTTCGGATTTCAAAGCGAAGAAAGAACTTATTGGGAGGCACCGGAAGTCTATTACAACATGAGTCCATTTATGCATGCCGATAAAATGAAAACGCCAATGTTGCTTATTCATGGAATTGCCGATAACAACTCAGGAACTTACCCAATGCAAAGCGAGCGCTATTTTAATGCGCTGAAAGGTTTAGGAGCACCGGTTCGTTTGGTAATGTTACCAAAAGAAAGTCATGGTTACTCAGCCCGCGAATCAATTTTACACATGCTTTGGGAACAAGACCAATGGCTGGAAAAGTATGTTAAGAATAAGAAATAAAAAGCTTTGGAAAAATGTAAAAAGTCCAAAACAGGATAAAACTTGTTTTGGACTTTTTCATTTTAGAAATTGTTTAACATTTTCTTCAACAGTATTCGATTTTGAAGGTTATATAAAAGTCTAACTTTGTCGTTCGTAAATAAAATTTTGACTGCACTATTATGTCCGTAATTCTAAATAAAAAAGAGGGAATGCAATACCGCCGTTTTGGCAAAACCGAGAAACACCTGAGTACGATCACTCTGGGAGGCATGCGATTTAAACATGGCTGGGACGATCCGCGTCGAGAAATTCCTGAAGATACTTTCGCAGAATGTTTAAACACTGTTCAACTGGCATTTGATGCGGGTATTAACCACATTGAAACAGCGTGGGGCTACAAAAAAAGCGAAACAGCTTATGGTAAGATTTTAAATGACGAATTAGCAATTCCACGTACTTCGTACCATTTAATGACCAAAGGAAATCCAATGACAGCTGATGCCACCTATGAAATGGTTGAAAACCAGTTGCGCGATTTGCAAACCGATTACCTCGATTTTTACGGCTGGCACGGAATAAATACACCCGAGCTACTTGAGCAAAGCTGCAAAAGCGGCGGCCCGGTAGAGGCACTGTTAAAGTTAAAAGAAGAAGGCATAATACAACATGTTGGATTCAGCACACACGCGCCAATGGAGGTGATTGTGCGTGCCATTGAAACCGGTTTGTTTGAGTTTGTGAACCTGCATTACTACTATTTCAACCAACGCAACCTGGCAGCAGTACAAATGGCCGAAGTGAACGATATGGGTGTTTTCATTATCTCGCCAAACGATAAAGGCGGCCAGCTGTTTAATGCTCCGGCCAAAGTAAAAGACGCCACATATCCGCTTACACCCATTCAGTGGAATGCGCGGTTTTGTTTAAATAATCCGGCCATTCACACGCTTTCGTTCGGGATAACAGAAAAAGAACATTTTGAGGAAATGAAAGGCATTTTCCCAACCACATCGCCATGGAGTCGGGCTGATTACGAAACAAAATTAAAACTGGATAGCTTTTTATTCGACGATCCGTATGCCGTTTATGAGGGTTTTGATATGCAAAACGATCCGTCGGGGATTAACATACCCGAAGTGCTGCGTTTACGCCGGCTTTGGAAATCGTATGACATGATCGATTTTGCCAAATACCGCTACAAAACATTTCAAGAGAAAAGCCACTGGTTTCCGGGAGAATTGCCTACACAACCAAATCTGAATAAAATAGATACAACTAAAATTCCGACTCATATTCCATTAAAAGAGCTATTTGCTGAAACTCATCAGTCGTTATATAAACCGGAATACAAATTAGCTAAAAATTAATATCTTAGTACGATAAACCAAAAACCGTTAAAAATGAAATCTAAACCAATTCTTTCAGCCGCAGTTTTTATAATTGCACTGTTTTCCTTTTCACAACTTCTTGCCGGCAACTATTATCAAATAAAAGTATATAGTCTGGACAATCCCAGCCAGGAAGAGCGAATTGACAATTACCTAAAAAGCACTTTTCTGAAAGCTGCACACGAAGCAGGAATTGACAACGTTGGAGTTTTTAAACCCATTGAAACTGATCCGGATTATGGAAAAAAAATATTTGTACTCATTCCTTTAAACGACTTGAGCGAAATTGAAAAAATAGAAGATCAACTCAGTCGCATTGAATTAAATTCCGAAAGTGCCGATTACATTAATGCAGCACACGACAATCCGCCATTTAAGCGCGTAGAAACGACTATTTTAAAAGCATTTTCTGAAATGCCAAACTATCATAAACCGGCTTTCGACACGCCAAAACAGGAACAGATCTTTCAGATACGAAGTTATGAAGGAGCTACTGAAAAGCTTTACCAAAAGAAAGTTGAAATGTTTAACGAGGGAGGAGAGCTTGCAATATTTAAAGACCTTGGTTTCAATCCCGTGTTTTTTGGAGAAGTTTTGGCCGGAGCAAATATGCCGAACCTTATTTATATGACTTCGTTTAAAAACATCGATTCGAATAAAGAACTGTGGGAAGCATTTGGTGTACATCCGAAATGGGAAGAATTAAAAAACGATAAAGCTTATGCCAATACGGTTTCTCATATCGACAATTGGTTATGTCATCCAACCGCATACTCCGATTTTTAAACTAATCTTACGGAACCCTTAATAATCCTTAAAATAATTGTCTGTTGTAGTCAACCTCAAACAAGGCTTGTTGTTATATTGAAATAATCTTACTTTTGCAGCATGCTTTACAACAAAGTATTTCCACATAAAAGTTCGAAAATCTGGGTGGTGTTTGTACACGGTGCCGGGGGAAGTAATGTTGTGTGGTTTAGGCAACTGCGCGAATTCAAAAAGCATTTTAATGTGCTATTGGTAGACCTGCGCGGGCATGGGAAATCGAAAAAAGAATACACCCAGGCAGAGATTTATGCTTTTGATGAAATTGCATTGGATGTGATCAAAACAATGGATCACCTGAAAATTGAGAAAGCACATCTGGTCGGCATTTCGTTGGGTTGTATTGTTATTCGCGCCATGGACAAACTGGCTCCGGGCCGTGCCGAATCAATTATTTTAGGAGGTGCAGTGGTTCAGTTTAACTCGCGCATCAACGCATTGGTTTCGGTGGCCAAATTGTTACAAACGATTTTCCCGTACATGTGGCTGTACAGAATCAATGCGTGGATTCTTATTCCTTATAAAAAAGATATTGCATCGCGTAAATTGTTTATTCGGGAAGCTATTCGTTTGGGTGAAAAAGAATTTAAGAAATGGCTGCGTATGTCAACGGAAATCAAGGACCATTTACAGGAATTTTTGATTAAAGAAGCATCGGCTCCTGTTTTGTATCTGATGGGAGACCGCGATCATATGTTTTTACCAACGGTATCGAACCTGGTAAAGAAACATTTTAACTCGAAACTGGAGGTTATTAAAAATAGCGGCCACGTTTGTAATATCGATCAGCCCGATATTTTTAATGAACGTAGTATTCAGTTTATTAAAAGTATTTCTTCTTAGGCTTCAATATTCTTACAAAAAATTTCATGATTTCCGGAAATCACCAACAGGATTATAAGTGAAGCCAATCGGCTGCATTTCATAAAAACGATCAGATTACCAGACGCATACAACGACTGAGCATTGAATAGCATTATTGAATGCGCCTTTGATTTACTTACGCATCAACCCCGGGTTTCACCCGAGGTTAATCTTATTTTATCCCTTCGGGATATGGAGCAGAACTACTACGTTTAGAAGAGTAAGTTGAACCGACGGATTTAAACTCTATACCTATTATGGCGATTAAAGCGTCGAATCTGATTAACCCGGCGTGTAACACCGGGATGAAATAACTGATGGAAAATCGTCCGGAATAGTTAATAGATCAGAGATTTACCGAACTTCCGGACGAAAAATTGCAATCTTCCTT
It contains:
- a CDS encoding fumarylacetoacetate hydrolase family protein, with the translated sequence MKIICIGRNYVAHARELGNDIPEEPIFFMKPDTALLRNNDPFYIPDWTSEVHHEIELVIKINRIGKNIEKRFAHRYYDEVGLGIDFTARDVQAQLKAKGLPWEKAKAFDKSAVLSNTFLPKSIFPDQEAISFRLDINGDTVQESHSGMMIFDFDELIANVSKYVTLKIGDLIYTGTPANVGPVAIGDHLEGYLENKKLLDFEIK
- a CDS encoding exonuclease domain-containing protein is translated as MKLHLRNALVFLDLETTGINIVTDRIVEIALIKVNVDGTEEEKLMRINPEQSIPIESSLIHGIYDEDVKDAPTFKEVAKTLAKFIEGCDLAGFNSNRFDIPLLAEEFLRAEVDVDFKKRKFIDVQAIFHKMEKRTLAAAYKFYCNQDLTDAHSAMADTKATYEVLKSQLDKYEGVEYEDAKGKKSTPIENDVDKLSEFSSYDRNVDFVGRIVYDENGVEVFNFGKNKGVPVEQVLQEQPGYFGWILNSEFPLYTKKVLTQLKLKMMSK
- the dnaN gene encoding DNA polymerase III subunit beta, which translates into the protein MKFVVSSTELLSHLSAISKVISSKSTMPILDNFLFQLSETELTITASDLESTLITSLELDNIEGEGAVAVPAKLITDTLKEFPEQPLTFQIDGESYLVEIYSDNGKFSIMGQNAEDFPEQPQLDEEGASSIDVSHVVLQKGIEKTLFATADDELRPVMNGIYVELTPDFMSFVASDAHKLVRYRRLDAKAEFESSFILPKKPASLLKNLLPKEEFDVKLEFDDKNAFFTLSNYKLICRLVEGNYPTYNSVIPTNNPNKMIIDRLNFFNTVKRVSVFSNQASNLVKLNITDNQLVVSAQDIDFSISAVERINCEYEGEEIEIGFKSTFLQEILTNISTSDVKVEMSDPTRAGLLLPAENEEDEDMLMLLMPMMINV
- the gldG gene encoding gliding motility-associated ABC transporter substrate-binding protein GldG, whose translation is MYSLFKKEIKTFLGSLIGYLAVLVFLLVTGLFLWIFPGNYNIPDKNYATLQGLFTLAPWLYLFLVPAITMRMFADEKRSGTIEILLTRPLADFQLVTAKFLAGLVLVVFSLLPTLLYFLSVYWLGNPVGSIDTGATWGSFFGLFFLATIYVAIGIFASSLTDNQIVSFIFGMSLSFIFYLGFEFVASAEVPYLLEQLFSWLSINDHYLSISRGVVDMRDILYFIGMAFLFLYGTTLILRKGKLRKTKAKVRAVVVPLAVLLVLAISSNFLYRIDLTAEKRYSLSDVSKQMVSGLEGPVEVELYLSGELEAGLRKIQNEVLEKIAVLNAYSSAPIRVRIFNPYSIGNIEKQEEFIAGLVNRGVPRINFGHKTEQGVSSRFIFPGAIIRYQNKELAVNFLKNNPYTSYENNFNHSVETIEFELVNAFHKLMRKKKSVLAFLQGHDEANQYEVADIARALSSDFEIDMLEAADLNGSDVDILVIANPKKEFPETSKIAIDQYLMKGGKLMWLVDPVQVSLDSLSKGFQTYSFPNDMNIGDQLFRYGVRLNYELLQDVNCIQIRVNTAAPGNPPRYTLHPWYYSPLLTPNDNHPISRNLNWVKTEFVSSLDTVSANSAIQKEVILSTSPYARRIKAPSSVSLANINNPPARELFTQSDIPVGVLLEGVFTSNYKNRMVENYGYSSADMITESQPTQMIVIADGGMITNKVNYSTNPPKIQELGFDEVSGQVFGNKEFLMNAISYLDDKQGIMQLRGRSLKMRLLDKVKLREEAAFWKWLNVLLPLLLITVFALVYNLVRKYRYNRS
- the lpxB gene encoding lipid-A-disaccharide synthase, which produces MRYYIIAGEASGDLHGSNLMKELKVADKEADFRFFGGDKMQAVGGELVKHYREMAFMGFVNVILNIRTIKRNMEFCKKDLLSYIPDVLILIDYPGFNLRIAEFAKQNNIKVYYYISPKLWAWKEYRVKKVRAFVDEMFTIFPFETAFYKKHGIDVNYVGNPLFDSITEFEKTAQSAAEFKAKNELDERPIIALLAGSRVQEIKGTLPVMKKAVEGRKDYQVVLAGVSSVDKELYDGMQDSNIKVLYESTYDLLNNAHAALVASGTAALETALFHVPQAVLYKVEGGVLVHYIMAAVLKINWVSLPNIILGKMAVKELLQKDMTVKKVTAELDRLLGDETYRKRILSDYREMQKLMGEPGCSKRAAEKMVELLSLAS